A single Blattabacterium sp. (Mastotermes darwiniensis) str. MADAR DNA region contains:
- a CDS encoding M42 family metallopeptidase, with product MKNKNFYSISGKSIKFIEKYLNSFSPTGYESEGQKIWKTYIGPYVEEIQTDLYGTVVGIINPNNSSYKLIIEAHADEISWYVNYITEDGIIYVSRNGGSDYQIAPSKRVVIHTEKGLVHGLFGWPAIHTRRKHSEEKKPNINNIFVDIGALDRKEVEKMGVHIGCMITYPDEFFIMNQNYFVGRSLDNKIGGFIIAEVAKMIIEHEIDLQFGLYVVNSVQEEVGLKGAKMISKSIKPHMAIVTDVTHDTSTPMIDKKIHGDIKCGLGPVIGYAPSIQKNLREFIINTANQKKISFQRLVSSMYTGTDTDAFAYSNKGVTSSLISIPLRYMHTTVEMVHKKDIENTIQLIFETLKGINSYKEKFFID from the coding sequence ATGAAAAATAAAAATTTTTATTCAATAAGTGGGAAATCCATAAAATTTATTGAAAAATATTTAAATAGTTTTTCCCCAACTGGATACGAAAGTGAAGGACAAAAAATATGGAAAACTTACATAGGTCCTTATGTAGAAGAAATACAAACAGATTTGTATGGAACTGTTGTAGGAATCATTAATCCTAATAATTCTTCATACAAATTAATTATTGAAGCTCATGCAGATGAAATTTCTTGGTATGTGAATTATATAACGGAAGATGGAATAATATATGTTTCTCGTAATGGAGGATCCGATTATCAAATAGCTCCATCTAAACGAGTAGTTATACATACAGAAAAAGGCTTGGTGCATGGATTATTTGGTTGGCCAGCTATTCATACAAGAAGAAAACATTCAGAAGAAAAAAAACCTAATATAAATAATATTTTTGTGGATATTGGAGCATTGGACAGAAAAGAAGTAGAGAAAATGGGAGTTCATATAGGTTGTATGATCACCTATCCTGATGAGTTTTTTATCATGAATCAGAATTATTTTGTTGGTAGATCTTTGGATAATAAAATAGGGGGATTTATAATTGCAGAAGTAGCAAAAATGATAATAGAGCATGAAATTGATTTACAATTTGGATTGTATGTGGTTAATTCTGTTCAAGAAGAAGTAGGATTGAAAGGGGCTAAAATGATCTCAAAATCTATAAAACCTCATATGGCTATTGTTACTGATGTGACACATGATACTTCCACTCCGATGATTGATAAAAAAATACATGGAGATATTAAATGTGGATTAGGACCTGTGATTGGATATGCTCCTTCGATACAAAAGAATCTTAGAGAATTTATTATTAATACTGCTAATCAAAAAAAAATTTCTTTTCAACGTTTGGTTTCATCCATGTATACTGGAACAGATACGGATGCATTTGCTTATTCCAATAAGGGAGTAACCTCATCTTTAATTTCAATTCCTCTTAGATATATGCATACTACAGTAGAAATGGTTCATAAAAAAGATATAGAAAACACTATACAATTAATTTTTGAAACCTTAAAAGGAATTAATTCCTACAAAGAAAAATTTTTCATCGATTGA
- the ychF gene encoding redox-regulated ATPase YchF, whose translation MKCGIIGLPNIGKSTLFNLISNSKALSENFPFCTKEPNYGVTKVPDSRLDELRIFINPMKIVPSTIKIIDIAGLIKGSHKGEGLGNKFLSHIRETNAIIHMIRFFRDMRVLHVEGSINPIRDKEIIDIELQLKDLETIEKRLEKNKKYKNSIRENTLLQKIFSFLKEGKNIRMFPFKKEEKKYIEDLHLLTIKPILYVCNIDVCDKKDNYLKEIKKMVGKEKSNLVVVSLKKESTSQKKNGISIIDKVIQEAYKLLKLQSFFTIGKKEIRAWAIPNHWTAYQASSIIHTDLKKGFICAEVIHYKDFIKYRSKEKAKRAGRMFLVGREYLIRDGDIIHFRFNR comes from the coding sequence ATGAAATGTGGAATTATTGGTCTTCCAAATATAGGAAAATCAACACTTTTTAACCTAATTTCTAATTCTAAAGCTTTATCAGAAAACTTTCCTTTTTGTACCAAAGAACCTAATTATGGAGTAACGAAAGTTCCAGATTCAAGATTAGATGAACTAAGAATATTTATTAATCCAATGAAAATAGTTCCATCAACAATAAAAATTATAGATATCGCTGGATTAATTAAAGGATCACATAAAGGAGAAGGATTAGGAAATAAATTTCTATCTCATATTCGTGAAACAAATGCTATTATTCATATGATTCGTTTTTTTAGGGATATGAGAGTCCTTCATGTAGAAGGATCCATAAATCCTATTAGAGATAAAGAAATTATAGATATAGAATTACAATTAAAAGATCTAGAGACTATAGAAAAAAGACTAGAAAAAAATAAAAAGTATAAGAACTCTATTAGAGAAAACACTCTACTACAAAAAATTTTTTCTTTTCTAAAAGAAGGAAAAAATATTAGAATGTTTCCATTTAAAAAGGAGGAAAAAAAGTACATAGAGGATTTACATTTATTAACCATTAAACCTATTCTTTATGTATGCAATATAGATGTATGCGATAAGAAGGATAATTATTTAAAAGAAATAAAAAAAATGGTAGGAAAGGAAAAATCCAATTTAGTTGTTGTCTCCTTGAAAAAAGAATCTACGTCCCAGAAAAAAAATGGGATTTCAATAATTGATAAGGTGATCCAAGAAGCATATAAGTTGTTAAAATTACAAAGCTTTTTTACAATAGGAAAAAAAGAAATACGTGCTTGGGCTATTCCAAATCATTGGACTGCTTATCAAGCTTCTTCTATCATACATACAGATTTAAAAAAAGGATTTATTTGTGCTGAAGTCATTCATTACAAGGACTTTATTAAATATAGATCCAAAGAAAAAGCAAAAAGAGCAGGAAGAATGTTTTTGGTAGGAAGAGAATACCTTATTAGAGATGGAGACATTATCCATTTTAGATTCAATCGATGA
- the tatC gene encoding twin-arginine translocase subunit TatC, with the protein MKNEKKEMLFWEHIEELRKHMIHSLCAIIIAMIILMNNQYVLFDYILFGPAKTDFITYRILKNIFFDGHYDTIPFFSKNLEIQNRQIFGQFNMYVWTCLIGGVILSFPYVFYEFWKFIKPALSDEERKYSRGIIFMVTFLFVLGIFFGYFVLCPFLINFGYTFRISSFPKNIFDLSDYISLMMNSMLSMGFTFLFPLFIYFLTKIGLISYTFLKEYRKHAFLIILIIASAITPGDILSTIIVLIPLLILYQLSLYISRKS; encoded by the coding sequence ATGAAAAATGAAAAAAAAGAAATGCTTTTTTGGGAACATATTGAGGAGCTCAGAAAACATATGATTCATAGTTTATGTGCAATTATAATTGCTATGATTATTTTAATGAATAATCAATATGTTTTATTTGATTATATTCTTTTTGGTCCAGCAAAAACGGATTTCATCACTTACCGTATATTAAAAAACATTTTTTTTGATGGGCATTATGATACAATTCCTTTTTTTTCCAAAAATTTGGAAATTCAAAATAGACAAATATTTGGACAATTCAATATGTATGTATGGACCTGTTTGATTGGAGGAGTTATTTTATCTTTTCCTTATGTATTCTATGAATTTTGGAAATTTATAAAACCTGCTCTTTCTGATGAGGAAAGAAAATATTCTCGAGGAATTATTTTCATGGTTACGTTTTTATTTGTATTAGGGATTTTTTTTGGTTATTTTGTATTATGTCCTTTTTTAATAAATTTTGGTTATACTTTTAGGATTAGTTCTTTTCCAAAAAATATATTTGATTTATCGGATTATATATCTTTGATGATGAATTCTATGTTATCCATGGGTTTCACTTTTTTATTTCCCCTTTTTATATACTTTCTTACTAAAATAGGATTAATATCCTATACCTTTCTCAAAGAATATAGAAAACATGCTTTTTTGATCATATTAATCATTGCTTCAGCAATTACTCCTGGCGATATATTAAGTACAATAATAGTTTTAATTCCTCTACTGATTCTTTATCAATTAAGTCTTTATATCTCTAGAAAATCATAG
- a CDS encoding OmpA family protein, with product MKKVNFFIIALFSLFSFVFAQYDQKKWYIRIGYNDMNYYPMDNPFKCFLQKKNHNVNSLVPNIELGHNINPNIGLYLEGTLGMVDNERWKIKESFFLKLGPGINFHFFPKYWLDPYMRLGGGYHQFDYSNKTLTVSDSKYYKLNRKNFFLLDGGFGMNFWIVSNLGLNLQSTYNQVVPSPYFLTEKANFWKNTIGLAFRFGENYLSDNDENQTVEIQDKENSYFPEEEKKPLETEISKKEDLDNDGILDKEDSCPDKFGLKKFKGCPDTDSDNIPDSEDLCPKKYGSKENNGCPDQIVFKPILFNFGKFTLSPSSLVIIDEIYEIMMKKLPNDKFYINGYTDSYGKSSYNKVLSLKRANYVFKILVSKGVDPSRMEVRGLGKKKGRRVEITIKK from the coding sequence ATGAAAAAAGTTAATTTCTTTATTATTGCTTTATTTTCTTTATTTTCATTTGTATTCGCTCAATATGACCAAAAAAAATGGTACATTCGAATAGGATATAATGATATGAACTATTATCCAATGGATAATCCTTTTAAATGTTTTTTACAGAAAAAAAACCATAACGTAAATTCTCTTGTTCCCAATATAGAATTGGGGCATAATATCAATCCAAACATTGGTTTATATTTGGAAGGTACGTTGGGAATGGTTGACAATGAGAGATGGAAAATCAAAGAAAGTTTTTTTTTAAAACTTGGTCCTGGAATTAATTTTCATTTTTTCCCTAAATACTGGTTGGATCCTTATATGAGATTAGGAGGTGGTTATCATCAATTTGATTATAGCAATAAAACATTAACAGTTTCCGATTCCAAATATTATAAGTTGAATAGAAAAAATTTTTTTCTATTGGATGGAGGATTTGGAATGAATTTTTGGATCGTATCTAATTTAGGGCTAAATTTACAAAGCACCTACAATCAGGTTGTTCCTTCTCCTTATTTTTTAACTGAAAAAGCAAATTTTTGGAAAAATACCATAGGTTTAGCATTTCGTTTCGGAGAAAATTATCTTTCTGATAATGATGAAAACCAAACAGTGGAAATACAAGATAAAGAAAATTCTTATTTTCCTGAAGAAGAAAAAAAACCTTTAGAAACAGAAATTTCTAAAAAAGAGGATTTAGACAACGATGGTATTTTAGATAAAGAGGATTCCTGTCCTGATAAATTTGGATTAAAAAAATTTAAAGGATGTCCTGATACGGATTCCGACAATATTCCAGATTCCGAGGATTTATGTCCAAAAAAATATGGAAGTAAAGAAAATAATGGATGTCCTGATCAAATAGTTTTTAAACCTATTTTATTTAATTTTGGAAAATTTACATTATCTCCTAGTTCATTAGTCATCATTGATGAAATTTATGAAATCATGATGAAAAAACTTCCTAATGATAAATTTTATATAAATGGATACACAGATTCTTATGGAAAAAGTTCTTATAACAAAGTATTATCTCTAAAAAGAGCGAATTATGTATTTAAAATTTTGGTTTCCAAAGGAGTAGATCCTTCTAGAATGGAAGTTAGAGGATTAGGAAAAAAGAAAGGAAGACGGGTGGAAATAACAATAAAAAAATAA
- the smpB gene encoding SsrA-binding protein SmpB, giving the protein MSIINKKARFQYQFLEEYIAGIQLLGTEVKSIRQNRANITESFCQIKNGELYSINMYIAEYQLGINHKSKRERKLLLTKKELMRIEKKLKEPGFTIIPTKLFFNDKGYAKVQIFLSKGKKIYDKREFIRKRDLLREEKFNNF; this is encoded by the coding sequence ATGAGTATTATCAACAAAAAAGCAAGATTTCAATACCAGTTTTTAGAAGAATATATAGCTGGGATTCAGCTACTTGGAACTGAAGTAAAATCTATAAGACAAAACCGAGCTAATATAACGGAAAGTTTTTGTCAAATAAAAAATGGAGAATTGTATTCCATTAACATGTACATAGCTGAATATCAATTAGGAATTAATCATAAAAGTAAAAGAGAAAGAAAACTATTATTAACTAAAAAAGAATTAATGAGAATAGAAAAAAAATTGAAGGAGCCTGGATTTACTATTATTCCTACTAAATTATTTTTTAACGATAAAGGATATGCTAAAGTACAAATTTTTTTGTCAAAAGGTAAAAAAATATATGATAAGCGTGAATTTATTCGTAAGAGAGATCTTCTTCGGGAAGAAAAGTTTAATAATTTTTAA
- a CDS encoding transketolase, whose amino-acid sequence MNVRVRYLKNLCTQVRRDILRMVNNANSGHPGGSLGCTEFFVALYQEIMHYDPKKFSMDGQYEDLFFLSNGHISPVYYSILARSGFFPIEELSTFRKLNSRLQGHPSVHGSLPGIRISSGSLGQGMSVAIGAALSKKLSGEDYSLIYSLHGDGELNEGQIWESVLYAGSKNIDNYIATVDYNGQQIDGTTDEVLPLGNMKKKFQSFDWKVLEELEGNNIEKVINILKKAKSETGKGQPVLIILYTKMGYGVDFMVGSNVWHGKSPNEEELKEALSQLTVPPKILGDYPIKK is encoded by the coding sequence ATGAATGTACGTGTACGTTATTTAAAGAACTTATGTACTCAAGTAAGAAGAGATATATTACGTATGGTAAACAACGCAAATTCTGGACATCCTGGTGGATCCTTAGGATGTACAGAATTCTTTGTAGCTTTATATCAGGAAATAATGCATTACGATCCAAAAAAATTTTCTATGGATGGTCAATATGAAGATCTTTTTTTTCTATCCAATGGACACATTTCTCCTGTTTATTACAGTATATTAGCTCGTTCTGGTTTTTTTCCTATAGAAGAATTATCTACTTTTAGAAAATTGAATTCTCGTTTACAAGGACATCCTTCTGTCCATGGATCCCTTCCAGGAATACGAATTTCTTCAGGATCCTTAGGTCAAGGAATGTCTGTAGCAATTGGTGCTGCTCTATCCAAAAAACTTAGTGGAGAAGATTATAGTCTTATTTACAGTTTACATGGAGATGGGGAACTGAACGAAGGACAAATATGGGAATCTGTTTTATATGCGGGATCAAAAAATATAGATAATTATATAGCTACTGTAGATTATAATGGACAACAAATAGATGGAACTACTGATGAAGTTTTACCTCTCGGTAATATGAAAAAAAAATTCCAATCTTTTGATTGGAAAGTATTGGAAGAATTAGAAGGAAATAATATTGAGAAGGTTATTAATATTTTAAAAAAAGCAAAAAGTGAGACTGGAAAAGGACAACCTGTTTTAATTATCTTATATACCAAAATGGGATACGGGGTCGATTTTATGGTAGGAAGTAATGTATGGCATGGAAAATCTCCTAATGAAGAAGAATTAAAAGAAGCGTTATCTCAACTTACTGTTCCTCCTAAAATTTTAGGAGATTATCCAATAAAAAAATAA